One Coffea eugenioides isolate CCC68of chromosome 2, Ceug_1.0, whole genome shotgun sequence genomic window, CATATTCAATCTGGGAAATCCTATCTTTAGCTTCCTGAATTGTGGCAACCAGAATAGTACTGAGCCCTGATATATACTTGAACTCCATGCTGTCATCAGTAGACCCTAATTGTGGTGACTTCTGCAAATTCCCATCCATCTACCAAATCTAAAAGAATCTAACCAAATTTAGCAGCTgataattattccaaataaacATTACTCTAAAAAGAATTAGTTCCTGGAAGTAATTATTAGCATGAATATCCACCAGATTCCTATCATAAAACTCATAGAGCTAACCAGTAACATAATTCTCTGCAAAATTTCGGCAACTGTACTCTTACTTAAAATCCACTACGAATAAAATGATTAGCGAACAAAAACATCCCAAATTAATCCGTAAGTACAACAAAACCTTGATTTATTCAACTTCTTCTGCACAACAAAACCCAATCTTCAGGAACAACAAGACCTTGATTTAATTAACTCGTGAATTTAGTTTATAGTTTCAGTTCAAATTGAACAAGCAGGGATAAGTGGAATCTATGCACAAATTATGCACCAAAACTGCAGAGAAATCAATCCATTTCACCTCGACACAGTTTTTCTGAATCAAAAAATTGCTTCAATTTACTAATTAAGAACTAAATCTGATTCCAATTGTACAGAAAAACGCATTTAAATATCAACGATGAACCGAATGCAAAACTGAATTTCTACTAgtgtgtgttgtgtgtgtgtgCTCGTGAGTGTGAGAGACAGAGAGAAGCAGAGAACTGAAACCTTGAGCCGGAGGAAGAAGCACGTACGACGTCGTTTTTTAGCTTATGAAAGAGAGTGAAAGGAAGAGTACAGGAGAAGCTTGTTTGGAGTAGGTATACACTCCTCCGAAAGCAAGAAGAGTGTCAGAGAAGATTTGAGGCAAAAGCGCGCCAAAGATAAATAGTCAACGCGGGACgaattattttcaaaattattcttttttttttttggttttcacGAGATTAGCTAGTGGGCTTGGGACTTGAATAGCACAAGTTTGCATGACTTATCCAGTAAGTTTGGTTGGGCCCATGGACAAAAATGTGTTTCAATCTTTATATTGTATTTCTATATGTTGGTTATTGAATGCCTTCATAATTATTTTGCTGTTTGTGCTTGTTCAATGAGGATAGGATATGGAATATATTTACACTAGTGGAAAGAAACGTTACAAATAACAATTATAAATTTAAGAATGCGTTTGGATTgcaagtttttcaaaaaaaaaaaaaaattggaatatTTCCTCTAAgacatttttttaattattattttacttcacatacatcatagggctataatatatatatatatatatatatatatatatatttataaacttTCAGAAACTCCAATCTAAATGGGCTTTAAGTATTTTTGTAAGTTCGGGCATAGGTGCCTTATGGTAATTAAAACTTTTtgttattcttattttttaagGTCATTAAAAGTTGCTAATATAATACCTTTTTTCTTATTAATTTGTTGTTTCATTTTATGGTGTATTTTTTTGAGTATAAGCTGGAGGGTTCGAATTTGAAACCTTTTAATCACATTCCCTCCCCTCCGACCATCTAACCCAGCCTCCCACCCTCCCCCAATTTTATGTTATACTTTATCTCTCTACGTAAGTTGATAAGTTAAAGCTATACTTTTTTCTCTTATAGGAGTTGTTGTAATTACATTAACCATACATTCAGCTTTCATGCATAAATTGGATTTTCACTATCAGCATATTGGCCATTAGAAGGGAGAGAccatgaaaaaaatttaaactccAGAATTTGTGTGATGAAAACACATTTGGAATTGCAAGAGAAAACTGATTCGTAAAAGTCTTATTAGCAAACTTAAGAAAGAGGAAAGAAGAAAGAGGAAATCAACTCCTCAAGATTAAATTTAGCCTCCTAGACTATCAATTACAGGGTTTTAAATTCTGTCACAATAGTGCAATAGCCATAATTTGGCGAGCCTTTTATgtgaagttaaaaaaaaaaaaaaaaaagagtacactTGATGCTATCAATTGCTTAAATTGATCcttttgcatcaatttttttttccccgaAAACGATAGATGTTTGTATTGATATGTCTAAACTTTATATAGTATTTGAGCAACGGCTCAACCAACTTTACAGAAATGTAACCCAACACTTAAAGAGTGACAAAAATTCTTTCCTAAACTTTTGCATCAATCACCCAACCATCAATTGTATAAGAAGACAGTGTCCCAAATTTGATACTTATTTGGGTTTTTAgttaaggggaaaaaaaaaatagatcaCTGGTTTGGCAGTTGGCACTTAGGGATTATTCTAAAATGGGCAATTTGTAAACTTACAACAGAGGAAAATTGTTTGTTGTCATTTGAGTCTTAATAGGCCAGCCAAAATTTATCCGTTATAACCTCAAATAACTACCTATTTTGCAAGAAACTAAAAAGTGCTAGTTTTTGCAACTGACAGTTTAGGAGGCGAAATACAATGACCAAAAATTTAGGTGGATTATTGAAATTAAcctgggaaaaaaaaaatcaatgttGTCATTAAGCATTGATCTCTTGTTCCATAATGGCATAATGCATGTAAACTTTACATTTGCTTATATTAGGAAATCAGAACAGTAAAAGGCATGTCATATGCACTCTGATTAGCCTATCAATTGAATAGATCATACCAAGTTTCTTGAAAAACATTTACTATATATTCATCAGGCTAGGTACGATCACCAGCAGAAAATTTAGACCCAAAAGAGGgaaataaagaaagaagaatAACCAGCAGAATACTACTCAGATTCAGCACATTTATATGCTCAGACAACCTAGTCTTGAACAGTCATCGGTTTACTAACTTGCTGAATCCTTGTTTGCCTCATTATTTTGACGGTTCATTCAACAAAATTAACCACTCATATTTGCTGTATTTGTCCTTTCTCCCCACAATCTGAACTATCCATTTAGGAAGACTTTAAAGTTGGTGTCATTCAATTGGAATACAAGGGATCCAGCAAGGGATGATCCAGATGAGTCTGCAGATGTCACTGAACAGCAAAATTTGTGAAGATAGGCAAGCATGAACGATTCCTAAATCCAGAACATATACATCCGCTTTACTGATCAATTGAAGAAGCTGAATCTCTGACCCGCTTTAACTTTCTTATATACATCCATTGCTtgcttcaccatttcatcttggGCAAGAATTTTAGCTCTTCTTTCACAAGATGGATGAGTTGAGAATGCATCTTCATCTGAACCATACAGGCTATGCCACCATCTTACCATTGGAGCATATCGAGGGTCGTAGCCAGCTGCAGCCATTAGCATCATTCCAATATGATCTGCTTCGAGCTCATCCCTTTGAAAGAAGAAACAAAGACAGAAGTCCTCTTTTATGGTTGCTATGGAGTTGATGAGGCATAAAAGTGCAGAATCAAataagaaaagggaaaaaatgacaAGTTCACTGATCTGAACCATGAGAGCATTGCAACACTGATGCGATATAGCAATAACCTCTCTCACTGTAATATAGCAGAGTGTTTGCAAGAACGACTTACCTCCTTGAGAGGAAAGAGTAAATCAAAGCCCACAACAATCCAATTGGTAGGATACCAACATGACGGAGAAAAGGCGAAACTAGAAGGACATAAAGCCATAAGCCCCTCATGAAAAGTTCTGCTTTATGGTGTGCCAATCCGTGTCCTACCTGTTATAATCGGAAAAGCAATATATATCACCGCAAATTCTTTGTTTTGCTTGTTTCACCataataaaaatggaaaatagTTCCAACTGAATAACAAGGGTACACAACCAAATTATTGGGCATAACTAAATAGGATACCATCCAATCAGCAAGTCAATTTGTAAGCAAGAGAGACAATCAACTTGTATATGAGTATAACATATAGAGAGAGTGGTAAATCAAAAAGTATTCAACGCAAACAGCCATTCCGCACCTCATGCGACAGGCTAGTTGCTATAACAGCGTCAATAAACGCATCAAAGGAGTCTGCATCTTTGATCATCCTTCTACCTTCTTCGCTCCCTGCCAATGTTAGCACCCCAGTGTAAAATACAATCTTTCCATCAGAAAGATACTCAGCATTATGAAAATCAGAATCAACCAGCATCACTTCCCAATTCATTCCTTCCACATGCTTAGTACCATATCTTATCCCAAATCTTCCATCCCTTCTTTGTGGGCTGATCTCCTTCTGACCATCATCAGATTGAACAGCCATGCTAAAATGATCACAATCAATTTTCTCAGGAGAGTAAATAGAAGCATGGTAGTCATGTTGGAGCCCCAAACCATCATACATTCCTTCAAGTATCTTTCCTAAAATCTTCCCCACTCGAACACCTTCTGGGCTTGTTGGGGAGAGTATTGTTCCCCTGTATTCCCTTTGATAGTTCTCCCATTTTACCCTGTCGAAGAACTTTGACAGTAAGTCAGTACTTAGCACCAGATGAACTCTATCAGAACAAGGAACCACCTGCAAACTACCAAAGATCATAACAAAGACCACACATTTACCCACAGATCTCATACGAATCCTAAGCCATTCCCGAAAGGGAGAAGAGGGTTCTTCATCATTACTAGCTTGGGAAGAGTAACacattcttcttcttccattACTTCCAAGTAGTACTAAAGTTGTATTATTGCCAGTCCTAAATGATTTCTTAACATTTTTCAAGCCAAGCCCAGATAAAGATGTAAACCTTGAATATTTTCTTACAGGCATTATGATGGACTTCTCTATTTGAAGTCTTTGCTGTTGCTGATGACGCAGAAACCTGAACTCGGTAAAGAAAGCTGCATTTTGGTTGAAAGTTGGAAGCTTTTTCTGGGTTGTGCTGAGGAAATTTGGGAGCTTTGATCTGAAATGCGAGAAACCCATTCTGCTACAAACAACTATAATTTTCAGGAAGGAATAGCAAGGCCTCAGGTCCGAGCTACATTTCTTTTGTATCAGGGTTTAATGCGCAGAGGATAAAAGGGTTTTAGAGTTGCCTACATCTAGCTCAACAAGAAGGGAAAAAACACAAAGGACTTTTACATAGTTGTCTGCCAATAAACTACACGAGAATGGTTCCAAGAAAGAAGGGTTCGTATGATCGTATCAATCGCGTTTGCAGTTCGCATCCGTTTACCCGAAAATGTTATTTGCattcccatttttttttatttacacTTTCACTGTCATTTctataatataatttttatttattaaatcaTATGATAAAATAAACGATTAAGGTGCAAATAACCAAAAATAGAGTGTAAATAACGTTTCATTGCAGGAAAATGTAAAACGGGGGATGTATTAATGTTGTTTATGTTAGGCAGTTCATATTGCACGACGTAATCCACATAGGAGGTGGTGCATGTTGATGCTATTGAAACTGTTGATATACTACTATAGTACTAGCCCAAAAAACTATTTATACACTATTAATTTTCTTGTATGGAACTTATAGTTTATACTGCCATATAACTCAAGTTTGAGTCGGTTGTAGGAACTCGTGTAATCTTCATATTTAATGCCTATAATTTATAGGTGGCAAATCAActcatttaattaaatttattcATACTCGctcatgaatagatgggtatgagtatcttaaattttttcatatgggtataaatgtgttacccaattatacccatttattaaatgggtattattggataaCCCATCAAATCCAATTAACCTATTTAAAATTGTCTTTCCTCAAGTCTACTCTCTTTccccaccctttttttttttcaaattttttattttgtcatgatgttaactacttttgtttcattattattattatttgttggttttgtcttatcattttattttctctttgtttGTTAACTTGCTTCTTTTTCAACGTTACCAATTTATAATAAGTTTTTACCGCTTTTCCtatctttccaaaatgaaatattaaatttatacatgaaaaaaatgttaggagttcaaaatttttggattaagtttttatgttaacttttatagtacttagttcaaatttttatattcttattattcaattattaaatagcaTGTAATTTTGAGACATAAAGTACGgataggaaaaaaattgataattaggcttattgaacattataagtaaatatttaaaactaatgatgggtgaAAAGggcggtataaattgataatttagtttgcaaaaacgaatttaaatgagtttacaaaagttaaaataaatgggttataaatgggtaattgggttacccaattcattttttgacttactcatttatacccatctcattaaatggatataaatgggttgactcacttatacccattactcATTTTACCCAATccaaacccgcccaagtcatccattttgacacctctagttGACCGggaatggaaaagaaaagatttgACTCTCTAGAGAGTCTTAATTGAGGTTCTGATTCTACTTACCCAAACGTGTGGGGTGTAATTGTTCATCTTGCATTCAACTGGGTACCGTAGCAGCTGAATTCGTTTAGCCTGCATTGCTATAGAACTATCTTCCtcaatttttttggtttgtaTAACTTTTGGAAAGAACgagatttgtaattttttttttttttggtgtcgAGTTGATAAAAACTGTCATTCTTCCAATCACAAAAGTGGATCACAAAAAATGTTGCTTAGCTATTTGAAATCCATTATGAAGATGAAGATGTTCTATTCCAATTTGCAGCCTGGGAAGAATTGTGGAACATTCTTCTATTTCCATTACTGCCGCTACTAAAATAGTGGTGTTGGAAAATGCTAGTTTCCATCCCTAAACTTTTGATCATGAACACATTTCGTTCTCAAATTTTTTGGCGTAATATATTTAGTATCTAAACTATCAATTTTTAaccaatttcatcctcaaatgagaatttaatcaatttgaacAGAAATTAGAGACTTGATGAGTATGACCCCGTTAAGTAAAAAGTCTTGCACAATTTAAAATCAGCAAAATAGAATGGCTATCTTCACTCTTTCAACTCCAATATCTTTCTTCCCAACTCCAATTTCCGTTCAAATTGATTCATTTCCCATTTGAGgaaaaaattggtcaaaaattcATAGTTCAAATACTAAATGTGTTATACCAGAAAGCTTGAGAATGAAATATGTACATAGCTCAAAGTTTAGGGATGAAAATTGGTATTTTCGCTGGTAGTATTAGCATGAGTTGATACATTTACATTTTTCAGACCATGCTCGGAGGAAATTAGGGAATGAAGTTGTACCGTCGTTTGTAAGTCGGAAGCCGTTTGGTTCTGGTGAGAAAACATGGGAGCTTTCTACCCAAAAAAGGAGAAAACTCGGGAGCTTTAATCTGAAACAAAAGGAGCCGATTATGGGATGTGACCAGTAAATGAAAAGAATTTCTTCTTAGCCAACATTGATCTGTTGTCTACATATATTCTTGATCCTTTAGGGAGGATTATAAATGGCTCTGTTTCGCACATACGTTTCCAGTGATTAAGAAAGGCATGCCAAAGGTTTTTGGAGTCTTAATCTGGCTAGCTTGAGAAGAAAAAAGATACATCAGACTATTACCAGAGGCTAAGGCAGAAATGGAAGAGAATTGCTCGGTCATTGAATAATCTTTAACCCAATGGCACAAGGTTTAGAAACAAATACGAAATAAGGTGGATTTCTGTTTATCTAGACCGTTAGACATTTACCAAAACCGAAGCAAAAAGAACAACTTTTGCTCCTTCACTTTTATTCGGTTATTTCAACCAGCCAAACATTCTACAAGTACAGCCAAATGCCCTTTAAACTTTAAGTGTCTGGAGACCAAAACAATGAACTTTCAACTATAATAGATCATCATAATGGCAAGTAAATGCAATGTAGATGAAGGCTGCAAGCCTGCAACATTTCGAAAATTAATTGAGAATATACGAATTGAATGCCACAATCAGTCTGAAACAAGCAAACAGCTGATATAATAATaattcattcaagtcattcTCCTGTAGTAAGGGAGTCAAAACTGAACTAACATCAAAATGATCTAATAATACAGCCAAAATTGCAATGGCATAGAAACTGAGAAAATTATcactcatcatcatcatcaataaCTTTAGTACCCAACCCCTTGAATCCCTCGGGAACTTCAGTAACAGTAACCAAGG contains:
- the LOC113759472 gene encoding uncharacterized protein LOC113759472; protein product: MGFSHFRSKLPNFLSTTQKKLPTFNQNAAFFTEFRFLRHQQQQRLQIEKSIIMPVRKYSRFTSLSGLGLKNVKKSFRTGNNTTLVLLGSNGRRRMCYSSQASNDEEPSSPFREWLRIRMRSVGKCVVFVMIFGSLQVVPCSDRVHLVLSTDLLSKFFDRVKWENYQREYRGTILSPTSPEGVRVGKILGKILEGMYDGLGLQHDYHASIYSPEKIDCDHFSMAVQSDDGQKEISPQRRDGRFGIRYGTKHVEGMNWEVMLVDSDFHNAEYLSDGKIVFYTGVLTLAGSEEGRRMIKDADSFDAFIDAVIATSLSHEVGHGLAHHKAELFMRGLWLYVLLVSPFLRHVGILPIGLLWALIYSFLSRRDELEADHIGMMLMAAAGYDPRYAPMVRWWHSLYGSDEDAFSTHPSCERRAKILAQDEMVKQAMDVYKKVKAVTSADSSGSSLAGSLVFQLNDTNFKVFLNG